A genomic segment from Juglans regia cultivar Chandler chromosome 14, Walnut 2.0, whole genome shotgun sequence encodes:
- the LOC118344490 gene encoding NADH--cytochrome b5 reductase 1-like, whose amino-acid sequence MELMQISLAHLLGTAFALSLVAIPAAYLYFTNKRKGCLNPDKFNEFKLVKKTQLNHNTARFRFSLPTPTSVLGLPAGQYVICRGKDNQGEEVIRPYTPITLDSHVGYFELVVKMYPMGKMSHHFREMREGDYLSVKGPTGSFKYKPGQARAFGMLAGGSGITAMFQLTRAILENRKDKTNVHLIYANVTLDDILLKEELDAFARNFPNRFKVFYVLNEPPVPWNGGVGFITKEMIQTHFPAPAPDVQILRCGPPAMNMAMKAHVDALGYTSDMCYNEP is encoded by the exons ATGGAGCTTATGCAAATTTCCCTGGCCCACTTGCTCGGGACAGCTTTTGCTCTATCTTTGGTGGCCATACCTGCTGCCTATTTATATTTCACCAATAAACGCAAAG GTTGTTTAAATCCTGACAAGTTCAACGAATTCAAACTTGTTAAGAAAACTCAGCTAAACCATAATACTGCAAGGTTCAGATTTAGTCTTCCTACACCCACTTCAGTATTGGGTCTTCCCGCCGGACAGTATGTAATTTGCAG AGGAAAGGATAACCAAGGTGAAGAAGTGATTAGACCATATACACCAATTACTTTGGACTCTCATGTGGGTTACTTTGAACTGGTTGTAAAG ATGTATCCCATGGGAAAGATGTCCCACCATTTTAGAGAGATGCGAGAAGGCGATTACCTGTCTGTGAAGGGCCCCACG GGGAGCTTTAAATACAAACCTGGCCAAGCTAGAGCTTTTGGAATGCTTGCAGGTGGCTCTGGCATAACCGCAATGTTTCAG CTCACTCGAGCCATACTAGAAAACCGGAAAGATAAGACCAATGTGCATCTTATCTATGCCAATGTCACCCTAGATGACATCCTGTTGAAG GAAGAGCTAGATGCCTTTGCTAGAAATTTCCCTAATCGTTTCAAAGTCTTCTATGTCTTGAATGAG CCTCCTGTGCCATGGAATGGTGGCGTTGGGTTTATAACCAAGGAAATGATTCAAACCCATTTCCCAGCACCAGCCCCAGATGTTCAG ATTCTGAGGTGCGGTCCACCAGCCATGAACATGGCCATGAAAGCTCACGTTGATGCACTTGGATACACATCAGACATGTGTTATAATGAACCCTAG